The following are encoded in a window of Pseudomonas multiresinivorans genomic DNA:
- a CDS encoding methyl-accepting chemotaxis protein: MTVNFQAQSRDELGELGDAFNQTVSKIHDLIEQVGRTVSEVERQTVRVESVSAESNQAVAGQRNQIEQVATAMNQMAATAQEVARSAAVAVGSAHNVNQETTSGRALVASQVGSIQRLAGEIDESVAVINQLAADSASISRVLDVIKGIAEQTNLLALNAAIEAARAGEQGRGFAVVADEVRTLAKRTQQSTEEIEQMIARLQNGVGAAVKAMGSSHQTADGTVSQSAQVQQALENILSAVGAIVDQNQQIAAAAEQQTAVAHDIDQNIVEINQAGERTSEGASETERASRELAGQVVELKRLIGAFRV, encoded by the coding sequence ATGACCGTCAACTTCCAGGCCCAGAGTCGCGACGAGCTGGGCGAGCTGGGCGATGCCTTCAACCAGACCGTGTCGAAGATCCACGACCTGATCGAGCAGGTCGGCCGCACGGTCAGCGAAGTGGAGCGACAGACCGTGCGTGTGGAGTCGGTTTCCGCCGAGAGCAACCAGGCGGTAGCCGGTCAGCGCAACCAGATCGAGCAGGTTGCCACGGCCATGAATCAGATGGCCGCAACCGCCCAGGAGGTCGCGCGCAGCGCCGCCGTGGCGGTGGGCAGCGCGCACAACGTGAACCAGGAAACCACCAGCGGCCGCGCCCTGGTGGCGTCCCAGGTGGGCAGCATCCAGCGCTTGGCCGGGGAGATCGACGAGTCGGTGGCGGTGATCAACCAGCTGGCCGCCGACAGCGCCTCGATCAGCCGTGTGCTGGACGTGATCAAGGGCATCGCCGAGCAGACCAACCTGCTGGCGCTTAACGCCGCCATCGAGGCTGCGCGTGCCGGAGAACAGGGGCGGGGCTTCGCCGTGGTCGCCGATGAGGTGCGTACCCTGGCCAAGCGCACCCAGCAATCCACCGAAGAGATCGAGCAGATGATTGCCCGCCTGCAGAACGGCGTGGGCGCAGCCGTGAAGGCCATGGGCAGCAGCCACCAGACCGCCGATGGCACCGTCAGCCAGTCGGCCCAGGTGCAGCAGGCGCTGGAGAATATCCTCAGCGCGGTCGGCGCCATCGTCGACCAGAACCAGCAGATTGCCGCTGCCGCTGAACAGCAGACCGCTGTGGCCCACGACATCGACCAGAACATCGTCGAGATCAACCAGGCCGGCGAGCGCACCTCCGAAGGTGCCAGCGAGACCGAGCGCGCCAGCCGCGAACTGGCCGGGCAGGTGGTGGAGCTCAAGCGGCTGATCGGCGCGTTCCGCGTCTGA
- a CDS encoding TatD family hydrolase, translated as MRLIDTHNHLDCPDFEQDRAAVLQRSRELGVERQVLLGVFRENWEDVWALVDSEPDLYAALGLHPIYLARHKPEHLAALREWLQRLAGHPKLCAVGEIGLDYYLEDLDRDGQQAIFEEQLRIAIDFELPVLLHVRRAHAAMIATLKRYKPGRQGIVHAFAGSREEAREYLKLGFRLGLGGAPTWPQANRLRKVVPEIPLESIVLETDSPDMAPSMYPGVRNSPEHLPDICVALAELKGISPEELASASTRNAMELFGWS; from the coding sequence ATGCGCCTGATCGACACCCACAACCACCTCGACTGCCCGGACTTCGAGCAGGACCGCGCCGCCGTGCTGCAACGCAGCCGCGAGCTGGGCGTGGAACGACAGGTGCTGCTGGGGGTGTTCCGCGAGAACTGGGAGGACGTCTGGGCGCTGGTGGACAGCGAGCCGGACCTCTACGCCGCCCTGGGCCTGCACCCGATCTATCTGGCGCGACACAAGCCGGAACACCTCGCTGCGCTGCGCGAGTGGCTGCAGCGTCTGGCCGGCCACCCGAAGCTCTGCGCGGTGGGCGAGATCGGCCTGGACTATTACCTGGAAGACCTCGACCGCGACGGCCAGCAGGCCATCTTCGAGGAGCAGTTGCGCATCGCCATCGACTTCGAGCTGCCGGTGCTGCTGCACGTGCGCCGTGCCCATGCGGCGATGATCGCCACGCTCAAGCGCTACAAGCCCGGGCGCCAGGGCATCGTCCACGCCTTCGCCGGCAGCCGCGAGGAAGCCCGCGAATACCTCAAGCTGGGTTTCCGCCTGGGCCTGGGCGGCGCGCCGACCTGGCCACAGGCCAACCGCCTGCGCAAGGTGGTGCCGGAGATTCCGCTGGAGTCCATCGTGCTGGAGACCGACTCGCCGGACATGGCGCCGTCGATGTACCCCGGCGTACGCAACAGCCCGGAGCATCTGCCGGATATCTGCGTGGCACTGGCGGAGTTGAAGGGCATCAGCCCGGAAGAGCTGGCCAGCGCCAGCACGCGCAATGCGATGGAGTTGTTCGGCTGGAGTTGA
- the cra gene encoding catabolite repressor/activator: protein MKLSDIARLAGVSVTTASYVINGKAVQRRISAATVERVRAVIEEHGYHPDQQAASLRRGQTRTLGFVLPDLENPSYAKLAKLLEQGARARGYQLLIACSDDEPDTERQVLSLFRARRCDALIVASCLPVGDESHARLQADGVPIIAVDRQLDPQRFCSVVSDDRDASHRLTASLLKPAPRSIALLGARPELIISQERAAGFRSALRDYKGQVLVEHGETFSRPCGRRLMEELLAGQGQLPEALITTSYVLLEGVFDVLQALPSGWPANLRIATFGDTQLLDFVPLKVNAISQQHALIAERALDLALAAIEQNSYTPGVHPIPRNLKLRTE from the coding sequence TTGAAACTCAGTGATATCGCCCGCCTGGCCGGTGTTTCGGTCACCACCGCCAGCTATGTGATCAATGGCAAGGCCGTCCAGCGCCGCATCAGCGCCGCCACGGTGGAGCGCGTGCGCGCGGTGATCGAGGAGCACGGCTACCACCCGGACCAGCAGGCGGCCAGCCTGCGGCGCGGGCAGACCCGCACCCTGGGCTTCGTCCTGCCGGACCTGGAGAACCCCAGCTACGCCAAGCTCGCCAAGCTGCTGGAGCAAGGCGCGCGAGCGCGCGGCTACCAGTTGCTGATCGCCTGCTCCGACGACGAGCCGGACACCGAGCGCCAGGTGCTCAGCCTGTTCCGCGCGCGCCGTTGCGACGCGCTGATCGTCGCCAGTTGCCTGCCCGTCGGCGACGAAAGCCACGCACGCCTGCAGGCTGACGGCGTGCCGATCATCGCGGTGGATCGCCAGCTCGACCCGCAGCGCTTCTGCTCGGTGGTCAGCGACGACCGCGACGCCAGCCACCGCCTCACCGCCAGCCTGCTGAAGCCCGCGCCCCGCAGCATCGCCCTGCTCGGCGCGCGGCCGGAGCTGATCATTTCCCAGGAGCGCGCCGCCGGCTTCCGCAGCGCCCTGCGCGATTACAAGGGCCAGGTGCTGGTCGAGCACGGCGAGACCTTCAGCCGCCCCTGCGGCCGCCGTCTGATGGAGGAGCTGCTGGCCGGCCAGGGGCAGTTGCCCGAAGCACTGATCACCACCTCCTATGTGCTGCTCGAAGGCGTGTTCGATGTACTCCAGGCGCTGCCCAGCGGCTGGCCGGCGAACCTGCGCATCGCCACCTTCGGCGATACCCAGTTGCTGGACTTCGTTCCGCTGAAGGTCAACGCGATCTCCCAGCAGCACGCGCTGATCGCCGAGCGCGCGCTGGACCTGGCGCTGGCCGCCATCGAACAGAACAGCTACACGCCCGGCGTGCACCCCATCCCGCGCAACCTCAAGCTGCGCACGGAGTGA